Genomic segment of Mycobacteriales bacterium:
ACGACACCGCGCGCGCCACCCGCACCCCGAGGTCGCGGGCCAGCCGCAGCAGCCGCCGGGTGTCCTCCGCGGCGACCAGGTCGGCCCCCGCCAGCGTCTCCGCGAGCCGCGGCGAGGCGTCGGCGACGTTGCCGATCGGCGCGCCGCAGAGCACCAGCCGGCCGGCTCCCGCCGCCGCGTCGCCCGTCACACCGCCCATCGTGGCAGCCCCGCCCGTACCATCGCGCGCATGGCGACGATCGGCATGCTGCCGCCCGGCCCCGCGCCCTGGCGCGCGAGCGGCGACCACGAGAGCGGCGCGCGGCACGACGCCGTCGCCGACCGGCCGCTGTGGCAGCGCGTCCCCGGCAACGCGCTCGCCGGCTGGCTCGGCCCGCTCGCCGTCACGGTGTTCGCGTTCGTGCTGCGGCTGCACCGGCTCGCCGTCCCGGCCAAGGCGGCGTTCGACGAGGTCTACTACTCCTGCGACGCGCACCTGCTGGTCAAGTACGGCTACGAGCACGCGCACCTGAAGGACAACGTCTGCATCGTCGACCAGACCACGCCCGGCCCCGGGTTCGTCGTCCACCCGCCGCTCGGCAAGTGGCTCATCGGCATCGGCGAGGCGATCTTCGGCTACGACCCGAACGGCGGCCGCACCGCGGCGTTCGGCTGGCGCATCTCCGCGTGCGTCGTCGGGGCGTTGTCGATCCTGATCCTCTGCCGGATGGGGCGGCGGCTGTTCCGGTCCACGCTGCTCGGCTGCTTCGCCGGCCTGCTGCTCGCGCTCGACGGCCTGCACTTCGTGCAGAGCCGGATCGCGATGCTCGACATCTTCCTGATGTTCTTCGTGGTCGCCGCGGCGGCCTGCCTCGTCGCCGACCGCGACTGGGGGCGGCGACGGCTCCAGCAACGCCTCGGCGCCGACCGGTCGACCCCGGGCCCGTGGCTCGGGCTACGGCCGTGGCGCATCGCCTGCGCGGTGATGCTCGGCCTCGCGATCGGCACCAAGTGGAGCGCCGTCTACCACGTGCCCGTCTTCGCGCTCGTCGCGTACGCCTGGGACAGCGGGGCGCGGCGCGCCGCCGGCATCCGCAAGCCGATGCTCGCCGCGCTGTGGCAGGACGGCTGGTACATCCTCGCGGTGTTCGCGATCGTCCCGGTGCTCGCCTACCTCGCCACCTGGACCGGCTGGTTCGCCACCGGCGGCGGCTGGCGGCGGAGCTGCGGCACCCAGTTCCCGGACCACTGCGGCGCGATCGCCGGCTTCGTGAAGTACCACCAGGAGATCCTGCACTTCCACGTGAAGCTGCACTCCCCGCACCCGTACGCCTCGAGGCCGTTCGGCTGGCTGCTGCTCGCCCGCCCGGTCCTCTACGTCTACGAGTCGCCGGTCAAGGGCACGTCGCAGGCCGTCCTCGGCATCGGCACGCCCGCGATCTGGTGGACGTCGATCCTCGCGCTCATCGGCTGCCTCTGGGGCTGGGTCAGCCGGCGCGACTGGCGCGCGGCGTTCATCCTCGTGGCGTTCGGCGCCGGGTACCTGCCGTGGTTCTGGCCGCCGGACCGCACCGAGTTCCTGTTCTACGCGCTGCCGGCGGTGCCGTTCCTCTGCCTCGCGCTCGCGTACTGCGCCGGGCTGGTCCTCGGGCGGCGCGGCGACTCACCGGCCCGGCGGCAGACCGGCGTCGTCGTCGTCGGCGCGTACGCGCTGCTCGTCGTCGTGAACTTCTTCTACCTGTACCCGGTGCTCGCCGCGCGGGTCATCCCGTACGAGGCGTGGCACTCCCGGATGTGGTTCGGCTCCTGGATCTGACCGCTACTGGACGCGGAACCGCCGCGCCGTGACGGCCAGCGCCAGCAGCGTCGCAGCGGCGATGCCCGGCCAGGCCGGCGTGCCGCCGGTCCGCGGCATCACGTCGCGCTCGTCGTCGTCCAGCGCGCTGGAGCAGCCCGGGTCCTTCGGGTAGTCGACCTTGCCGTCGCCGTCGTTGTCCTTGCCGTCCGAGCACTCCGGCTTCGGCGGGGTCACCGTCGGCGTCGGGATCGGGCTCGGCTCGTCGTCGACCACCTGGACCGGCGCGTCGAGGCCCTTCACGAAGTCGCCGATGTTCGAGCAGAGGATCTCGAGGTTGTTGAAGTAGACGCCCGGCGCCGCGCCGTCCTTCACCTTCACCACGAACGTCTGGCTGAACGTCGCGCCGCCGGCCAGCGTCTTGCCGTTGCCGAGGATCAGGTCGGTGCCGCCGCCCGCGCGGTCCACGGTGCGGTCCAGCGCGGTGCCGAAGTCGCCCGACGTGGACACGAACTCGAACGCCGGCGCCAGGTGCTCGATGAACTCGTTGACGAGGCAGTCGACGGTGCCGGTGTTCTTCACCTGCGCCGTGTAGGTGACCTCGGTGCCCGCGGTGGCGACGGTCGGCGCGGCGTCCTTCGCCATCGTGATCGTGCTGCCGCCGCCGGTGCTGCCGGGGCCCCCCGGGCAGTTCACGGTGCTCATCGCGTGCGACACGATGATGTCGCCGCGCAGCAGCGGGTCGCCGGTCGTGGTCGACACCACGTGGATCGCGTTGACGACCAGGCCGCGGCCGTCGTTGGCCGGGTGCTGCTCGTTGAGGATCACCTTGGCGACGACGAGGTCGATGACGGTGTTCGGGGCGGGCGTGTTGGTGATCGGCGTGCCGTTGACCACCAGGCCCGCGAACGTCGTGCCGGCGGCGTTCGGGTCGGTCGCGCAGTCGGAGTTCGACTGCGCGCGGACGAGGTCGGCGGTGATGAGACTCGACCCGGTCGCGCCGAGCAGGCTCACGTCGGCGACCTCCGAAGCCGCGACCGCGAGCGGCGCGCCGTTGGCGCCGGCGATCGAGGTCATGACGCCGATGTGGTTGACGACCGAGCCGTCGCTGGGCGCCGGGCCGGCCGAGAGCACCTGGTTGTACGACGGGTCCGCGGCGCCCGGCGGGTAGTCCTGCGTCGCCCGCGCGATCGGGCCCTGGCGGACCGGCGTGTGCGTCGGGAGGAGCTGGGTGTCGACGAGCAGCCCGTAGGCGTCGGCGCTGCTCGCCGGGCCGTTCGGGACGGTCGCCGCGGACGCGGGACCCGCCGTGACGGCGGCGGCCACGACGGCGGCGGCGGCCAGCGTGACGAACGGACGGCGGATGCTCACGGCGTTTGCTCCTCGCATGGACGATCGACCCAGTCGTAGTACGCACTCTGTCGTCATATCGGGACTTTCCGTCACCTGAACTCGGATGAAATGGCGAAAACCGGACACGTCGTGACCAGAATGTGACCCGGCATACTCCGGGCATGGACGAGACGGC
This window contains:
- a CDS encoding SAM-dependent methyltransferase, producing MTGDAAAGAGRLVLCGAPIGNVADASPRLAETLAGADLVAAEDTRRLLRLARDLGVRVARAVSYHDANEAARARELLAELSAGRTVALVPDAGMPGVSDPGFRL
- a CDS encoding phospholipid carrier-dependent glycosyltransferase; this translates as MATIGMLPPGPAPWRASGDHESGARHDAVADRPLWQRVPGNALAGWLGPLAVTVFAFVLRLHRLAVPAKAAFDEVYYSCDAHLLVKYGYEHAHLKDNVCIVDQTTPGPGFVVHPPLGKWLIGIGEAIFGYDPNGGRTAAFGWRISACVVGALSILILCRMGRRLFRSTLLGCFAGLLLALDGLHFVQSRIAMLDIFLMFFVVAAAACLVADRDWGRRRLQQRLGADRSTPGPWLGLRPWRIACAVMLGLAIGTKWSAVYHVPVFALVAYAWDSGARRAAGIRKPMLAALWQDGWYILAVFAIVPVLAYLATWTGWFATGGGWRRSCGTQFPDHCGAIAGFVKYHQEILHFHVKLHSPHPYASRPFGWLLLARPVLYVYESPVKGTSQAVLGIGTPAIWWTSILALIGCLWGWVSRRDWRAAFILVAFGAGYLPWFWPPDRTEFLFYALPAVPFLCLALAYCAGLVLGRRGDSPARRQTGVVVVGAYALLVVVNFFYLYPVLAARVIPYEAWHSRMWFGSWI
- a CDS encoding choice-of-anchor P family protein; the protein is MSIRRPFVTLAAAAVVAAAVTAGPASAATVPNGPASSADAYGLLVDTQLLPTHTPVRQGPIARATQDYPPGAADPSYNQVLSAGPAPSDGSVVNHIGVMTSIAGANGAPLAVAASEVADVSLLGATGSSLITADLVRAQSNSDCATDPNAAGTTFAGLVVNGTPITNTPAPNTVIDLVVAKVILNEQHPANDGRGLVVNAIHVVSTTTGDPLLRGDIIVSHAMSTVNCPGGPGSTGGGSTITMAKDAAPTVATAGTEVTYTAQVKNTGTVDCLVNEFIEHLAPAFEFVSTSGDFGTALDRTVDRAGGGTDLILGNGKTLAGGATFSQTFVVKVKDGAAPGVYFNNLEILCSNIGDFVKGLDAPVQVVDDEPSPIPTPTVTPPKPECSDGKDNDGDGKVDYPKDPGCSSALDDDERDVMPRTGGTPAWPGIAAATLLALAVTARRFRVQ